A window from Streptomyces sp. NBC_00335 encodes these proteins:
- a CDS encoding amidohydrolase family protein, with translation MSDEVNGDSASSGLLHVKGRVLVGPEEVRDELWVVGGRISYERPRGAREVTEVTGWVLPGLVDAHCHVGLDAHGPVDADTAERQALTDRDAGTLLIRDAGSPSDTRWIDGREDLPKIIRAGRHIARSRRYIRNFAHEIEPADLVEYVGREALRGDGWVKLVGDWIDREVGDLTACWPRAEVEAAIAEAHRLGARVTAHCFAEDSLRDLVEAGIDCVEHATGLTEDTIPLFAERGVAIVPTLVNIATFPKMAAGGEAKFPRWSAHMRRLHERRYDTVRAAYDAGVGVYVGTDAGGSLPHGLVAAEVGELVKAGIPPLEALSATAWGAREWLGRPGLTEGAPADLVVYETDPRADVRALAQPRRVVVNGTVVA, from the coding sequence ATGAGCGACGAGGTCAACGGTGACAGCGCGAGTTCGGGGCTGCTGCACGTCAAGGGGCGGGTACTGGTCGGACCCGAGGAGGTCCGCGACGAGCTCTGGGTGGTGGGCGGACGGATCTCCTACGAGCGTCCGCGCGGCGCCCGGGAGGTCACCGAGGTCACCGGGTGGGTGCTGCCCGGGCTGGTCGACGCGCACTGCCACGTGGGGCTCGACGCCCACGGGCCGGTGGACGCGGACACCGCCGAACGGCAGGCGCTGACCGACCGCGACGCAGGCACCCTCCTCATCCGCGATGCCGGATCCCCGTCCGACACCCGCTGGATCGACGGCCGCGAGGACCTGCCGAAGATCATCCGGGCGGGCCGGCACATCGCCCGCAGCCGCCGCTACATCCGCAACTTCGCCCACGAGATCGAGCCCGCCGACCTCGTCGAGTACGTCGGCCGCGAGGCGCTGCGCGGCGACGGCTGGGTCAAGCTGGTCGGGGACTGGATCGACCGCGAGGTCGGGGACCTCACCGCCTGCTGGCCGCGCGCCGAGGTCGAGGCGGCCATCGCCGAGGCCCACCGCCTCGGGGCGCGCGTCACCGCGCACTGCTTCGCCGAGGACTCCCTGCGCGACCTGGTCGAGGCGGGCATCGACTGCGTCGAGCACGCCACGGGGCTGACCGAGGACACCATCCCGCTGTTCGCGGAGCGCGGGGTGGCCATCGTCCCGACCCTCGTGAACATCGCGACCTTCCCGAAGATGGCCGCGGGCGGCGAGGCCAAGTTCCCGCGGTGGTCGGCGCACATGCGCCGCCTGCACGAGCGGCGCTACGACACCGTCCGCGCCGCCTACGACGCGGGCGTCGGGGTCTACGTCGGCACGGACGCGGGCGGTTCGCTGCCGCACGGCCTGGTCGCGGCCGAGGTCGGCGAGCTCGTCAAGGCCGGGATCCCGCCGCTGGAAGCCCTCTCGGCGACGGCCTGGGGCGCGCGCGAATGGCTCGGCAGGCCCGGCCTGACCGAAGGGGCGCCGGCCGACCTGGTGGTCTACGAGACCGATCCGCGGGCCGACGTACGGGCGCTGGCGCAGCCGCGGCGCGTGGTGGTGAACGGCACGGTGGTGGCCTGA